A stretch of Eubalaena glacialis isolate mEubGla1 chromosome 10, mEubGla1.1.hap2.+ XY, whole genome shotgun sequence DNA encodes these proteins:
- the BEST1 gene encoding bestrophin-1 isoform X1, which translates to MTVTYSSQVANARLGSFSRLLLCWRGSIYKLLYGEFLIFLICYYIIRFIYRMALTDDQQVIFEKLTLHCDSYIQLIPISFVLGFYVTLVVTRWWNQYENLPWPDRLMNLVSCFVEGKDEQGRLLRRTLMRYANLGNVLILRSVSAAVYKRFPSPQHLVKAGFMTPSEHKHLQKLNLPHNSFWMPWVWFANLSTKAWIGGRIRDPVLLQSLLNEMNTLRTQCGQLYAYDWISIPLVYTQVVTVAVYSFFLACLIGRQFLNPAKAYPGHEMDLVVPLFTFLQFFFYAGWLKVAEQLINPFGEDDDDFETNWIVDRSLQVSLLAVDEMHQDLPPMERDMYWNEPEPQPPYTAASAQSRRPSFFGSTFNISLDKEDMEFQPDLEEKEEERAHPGITGRFLGLQSHDRQPPRTNSKTKLLWPKKEVLSREGQPKNPGGAGQDTSDQEDSKAWKGEDAFQSAVLYGRSGYHSAPQTPLSHTPMVFPPGQSAPSSLCKVSGIDDTVKDQSLQPATPRSKKSSELLPESAGASMEHPEVSHMRRKTVEFNLTDMSEAPEHLREPHLGQSTSNIHTILKDRGDPYWALENRSVLYPNQGH; encoded by the exons ATGACCGTCACCTACTCAAGCCAAGTGGCTAATGCCCGTTTAGGCTCCTTCTCCCGCCTGCTGCTGTGCTGGCGAGGCAGCATCTACAAGCTGCTCTATGGCGAGTTCCTCATTTTCCTAATCTGCTACTACATCATCCGCTTCATTTACAG GATGGCCCTCACGGACGATCAGCAGGTGATTTTTGAGAAGCTGACTCTGCATTGCGACAGCTACATCCAGCTCATCCCCATTTCCTTCGTGCTGG GCTTCTACGTGACACTGGTCGTGACCCGCTGGTGGAACCAATATGAGAACCTGCCATGGCCCGACCGCCTCATGAACCTGGTGTCGTGCTTCGTCGAGGGCAAGGACGAGCAGGGCCGGCTGCTGCGGCGCACGCTCATGCGCTACGCCAACCTGGGCAACGTGCTCATCCTGCGTAGCGTCAGTGCTGCGGTCTACAAACGCTTTCCCAGTCCCCAACACCTGGTGAAAGCAg GCTTTATGACCCCCTCGGAACACAAGCACTTACAAAAACTGAACTTGCCACACAACTCATTCTGGATGCCCTGGGTGTGGTTTGCCAACCTGTCAACGAAGGCCTGGATTGGAGGTCGAATCCGAGACCCTGTCCTGCTCCAGAGCCTGCTCAAC GAAATGAACACCTTGCGTACTCAGTGTGGACAGCTGTATGCCTACGACTGGATCAGTATCCCACTGGTGTACACTCAG GTGGTGACCGTGGCGGTATACAGCTTCTTCCTGGCTTGCCTGATTGGGCGGCAGTTTCTGAACCCAGCCAAGGCCTACCCCGGCCACGAGATGGACCTCGTTGTACCCCTCTTCACATTCCTGCAGTTCTTCTTCTATGCTGGCTGGCTGAAG gtgGCAGAGCAGCTCATCAACCCGTTCGGAGAGGACGATGATGACTTTGAGACCAACTGGATTGTCGACAGGAGTTTGCAG GTGTCCCTGTTGGCTGTAGATGAGATGCACCAGGACCTGCCGCCGATGGAGCGAGATATGTACTGGAACGAGCCAGAACCACAACCCCCCTACACAGCCGCTTCTGCCCAGTCTCGTCGGCCCTCCTTTTTTGGCTCCACCTTCAACATCAG TCTGGATAAGGAGGATATGGAGTTTCAGCCAGAtctggaggagaaggaggaggagagggctcACCCTGGCATCACTGGCCGTTTCCTAGGGCTGCAATCCCATGACCGCCAGCCCCCCAGGACAAACTCAAAGACCAAACTACTGTGGCCGAAGAAAGAAGTCCTTTCCCGTGAAGGCCAGCCCAAGAACCCCGGGGGAGCTGGACAGGACACCAGTGATCAGGAAGACAGCAAGGCCTGGAAAGGGGAGGATGCCTTCCAGTCTGCTGTACTATATGGGAGGTCAGGCTACCACAGTGCCCCACAGACACCCCTCAGCCACACCCCTATGGTCTTCCCACCTGGACAGTCAGCACCCTCAAGTCTTTGCAAAGTCTCAGGCATAGATGACACTGTCAAAGACCAAAGCCTTCAGCCTGCAACTCCCAGGTCCAAGAAGAGTTCTGAATTGCTCCCAGAGAGTGCTGGGGCCTCAATGGAGCACCCGGAAGTGAGTCACATGAGGAGGAAAACTGTTGAGTTTAACCTAACGGACATGTCAGAGGCCCCTGAACATCTCAGAGAACCGCATTTGGGACAGTCAACAAGCAACATACACACTATACTCAAAGATCGGGGCGATCCCTATTGGGCCTTGGAAAACAGGTCTGTCCTCTACCCAAACCAGGGTCACTGA
- the BEST1 gene encoding bestrophin-1 isoform X2 — translation MTVTYSSQVANARLGSFSRLLLCWRGSIYKLLYGEFLIFLICYYIIRFIYRMALTDDQQVIFEKLTLHCDSYIQLIPISFVLGFYVTLVVTRWWNQYENLPWPDRLMNLVSCFVEGKDEQGRLLRRTLMRYANLGNVLILRSVSAAVYKRFPSPQHLVKAGFMTPSEHKHLQKLNLPHNSFWMPWVWFANLSTKAWIGGRIRDPVLLQSLLNEMNTLRTQCGQLYAYDWISIPLVYTQVVTVAVYSFFLACLIGRQFLNPAKAYPGHEMDLVVPLFTFLQFFFYAGWLKVAEQLINPFGEDDDDFETNWIVDRSLQVSLLAVDEMHQDLPPMERDMYWNEPEPQPPYTAASAQSRRPSFFGSTFNISLDKEDMEFQPDLEEKEEERAHPGITGRFLGLQSHDRQPPRTNSKTKLLWPKKEVLSREGQPKNPGGAGQDTSDQEDSKAWKGEDAFQSAVLYGRSGYHSAPQTPLSHTPMVFPPGQSAPSSLCKVSGIDDTVKDQSLQPATPRSKKSSELLPESAGASMEHPEVSHMRRKTVEFNLTDMSEAPEHLREPHLGQSTSNIHTILKDRGDPYWALENRDEAHS, via the exons ATGACCGTCACCTACTCAAGCCAAGTGGCTAATGCCCGTTTAGGCTCCTTCTCCCGCCTGCTGCTGTGCTGGCGAGGCAGCATCTACAAGCTGCTCTATGGCGAGTTCCTCATTTTCCTAATCTGCTACTACATCATCCGCTTCATTTACAG GATGGCCCTCACGGACGATCAGCAGGTGATTTTTGAGAAGCTGACTCTGCATTGCGACAGCTACATCCAGCTCATCCCCATTTCCTTCGTGCTGG GCTTCTACGTGACACTGGTCGTGACCCGCTGGTGGAACCAATATGAGAACCTGCCATGGCCCGACCGCCTCATGAACCTGGTGTCGTGCTTCGTCGAGGGCAAGGACGAGCAGGGCCGGCTGCTGCGGCGCACGCTCATGCGCTACGCCAACCTGGGCAACGTGCTCATCCTGCGTAGCGTCAGTGCTGCGGTCTACAAACGCTTTCCCAGTCCCCAACACCTGGTGAAAGCAg GCTTTATGACCCCCTCGGAACACAAGCACTTACAAAAACTGAACTTGCCACACAACTCATTCTGGATGCCCTGGGTGTGGTTTGCCAACCTGTCAACGAAGGCCTGGATTGGAGGTCGAATCCGAGACCCTGTCCTGCTCCAGAGCCTGCTCAAC GAAATGAACACCTTGCGTACTCAGTGTGGACAGCTGTATGCCTACGACTGGATCAGTATCCCACTGGTGTACACTCAG GTGGTGACCGTGGCGGTATACAGCTTCTTCCTGGCTTGCCTGATTGGGCGGCAGTTTCTGAACCCAGCCAAGGCCTACCCCGGCCACGAGATGGACCTCGTTGTACCCCTCTTCACATTCCTGCAGTTCTTCTTCTATGCTGGCTGGCTGAAG gtgGCAGAGCAGCTCATCAACCCGTTCGGAGAGGACGATGATGACTTTGAGACCAACTGGATTGTCGACAGGAGTTTGCAG GTGTCCCTGTTGGCTGTAGATGAGATGCACCAGGACCTGCCGCCGATGGAGCGAGATATGTACTGGAACGAGCCAGAACCACAACCCCCCTACACAGCCGCTTCTGCCCAGTCTCGTCGGCCCTCCTTTTTTGGCTCCACCTTCAACATCAG TCTGGATAAGGAGGATATGGAGTTTCAGCCAGAtctggaggagaaggaggaggagagggctcACCCTGGCATCACTGGCCGTTTCCTAGGGCTGCAATCCCATGACCGCCAGCCCCCCAGGACAAACTCAAAGACCAAACTACTGTGGCCGAAGAAAGAAGTCCTTTCCCGTGAAGGCCAGCCCAAGAACCCCGGGGGAGCTGGACAGGACACCAGTGATCAGGAAGACAGCAAGGCCTGGAAAGGGGAGGATGCCTTCCAGTCTGCTGTACTATATGGGAGGTCAGGCTACCACAGTGCCCCACAGACACCCCTCAGCCACACCCCTATGGTCTTCCCACCTGGACAGTCAGCACCCTCAAGTCTTTGCAAAGTCTCAGGCATAGATGACACTGTCAAAGACCAAAGCCTTCAGCCTGCAACTCCCAGGTCCAAGAAGAGTTCTGAATTGCTCCCAGAGAGTGCTGGGGCCTCAATGGAGCACCCGGAAGTGAGTCACATGAGGAGGAAAACTGTTGAGTTTAACCTAACGGACATGTCAGAGGCCCCTGAACATCTCAGAGAACCGCATTTGGGACAGTCAACAAGCAACATACACACTATACTCAAAGATCGGGGCGATCCCTATTGGGCCTTGGAAAACAG GGATGAAGCACATTCCTAG